A single window of Leeuwenhoekiella sp. MAR_2009_132 DNA harbors:
- a CDS encoding DUF5107 domain-containing protein: MSTVKAWRETVVIPTYEVGTPEKYPVFLEKRVYQASTGSVYPHPVIEQISDEKVDKEWDVIFIENDYIQLMILPALGGRIQRAYDKIRQRDFVYYNQVIKPALVGLTGPWISGGIEFNWPQHHRPSTYDPTDSYIEENKDGSVTVWVSELERMFRTKGMAGFTLHPDKAYLEIKAQLYNRTPHPQTFLWWANPAVAVNDHYQSVFPPDVNAVFDHGKRDVSEFPIAKGEYYKVDYAPGTDISRYKNIPVPTSYMAITSKYDFVGGYENDSKGGLLHVADHNVSPGKKQWTWGNGDFGQAWDRNLTDEDGPYIELMCGVYTDNQPDFSWMHPYEEKSFKQYFMPYYNVGVVKNATKEALLNLEMENGKARLKIYVTGIYENAKVTLTAADHVFLEETLDLDPASGFDSLIDTATADHKDLKATLTDANGKVLVSWSPGDDSVEEIPEAAKAAKEPQEIDTVEQLFLNGLHLEQYRHATFDATAYYLEALKRAPGDVRCNNAMGLWKMKRGQFEEALVYFNTAIETLTNRNPNPYDGEPYFNKGVVLNYLGRKDEAYAAFFKSCWNAAWQAAGYFNLAQIDCERADFDKALELVDKALISNWHNHKARHLKAIILRKSGNKDEALQLIEDSLKIDRFNFGVRYERFLLTGDQEDLVTLKELLRGYQHNYIEFALDYAQAGQYEEAIALLKEIAQGENVYPLVGYFIGYFYQQKGEVAKASVWFKKAQEFSQDYCFPNRLEEVIALKAAFDFDNTDAKASYYLGNFWYASRQYKEAQNCWEASIQLDERNAICHRNLSLLYYNKTDQKDLARTHLEQAFKLDPTDARLLMELDQLYKKINVSVEARLELLEQNLSLTQSRDDLYLERIALYNFKGDHEKALELLESRQFHPWEGGEGKVPFQHINTHVELAKRYLSNDRAEDAITHLEAAQEYPHNLGEGKLFGAQENDIFYWLGCAYEQLGKTQSGKEAWQKASEGLSDPSPAIFYNDQQPDKIFYQGLALLKLGEQAEAQKRFENLKNYGEAHKEDAVKLDYFAISLPDLLIWEEDLQVRNRIHCDYLIGLGALGLDNLAAAEKALSKVLHEDLYHLPAHLHRKMALQS; the protein is encoded by the coding sequence ATGAGTACAGTTAAAGCTTGGAGAGAAACCGTTGTAATCCCTACGTATGAAGTAGGAACACCAGAAAAATATCCTGTATTTTTAGAAAAACGCGTGTATCAGGCCAGTACGGGTTCTGTGTATCCGCACCCGGTAATTGAGCAGATAAGTGACGAGAAAGTAGACAAAGAATGGGATGTTATTTTTATAGAAAATGACTACATACAGTTGATGATTCTTCCCGCTCTGGGCGGAAGAATTCAGCGTGCTTATGATAAAATACGTCAGCGTGATTTTGTGTATTACAATCAGGTGATTAAGCCTGCACTGGTAGGATTAACCGGTCCGTGGATTTCTGGTGGTATAGAATTTAACTGGCCACAACACCACAGACCCAGTACATATGATCCTACAGATTCCTATATTGAAGAAAACAAAGATGGAAGCGTAACCGTATGGGTTAGTGAACTCGAGCGTATGTTTCGCACTAAGGGTATGGCAGGTTTTACCTTGCATCCTGATAAAGCTTATCTAGAAATAAAAGCACAGTTATATAATCGTACACCTCACCCGCAAACTTTTTTATGGTGGGCAAATCCTGCGGTGGCAGTAAACGATCATTATCAATCTGTTTTTCCTCCAGATGTAAACGCGGTTTTTGATCACGGTAAGCGTGATGTGTCTGAATTTCCTATCGCAAAAGGAGAATATTACAAAGTAGATTATGCACCGGGCACCGATATTTCTAGATACAAGAATATTCCTGTACCTACATCTTATATGGCAATTACTTCAAAATACGATTTTGTAGGGGGCTATGAGAATGATAGTAAAGGCGGATTATTACACGTAGCAGACCATAATGTGTCGCCGGGTAAAAAACAATGGACGTGGGGTAATGGTGATTTTGGTCAGGCCTGGGATCGTAACTTAACTGATGAAGACGGACCGTATATTGAGTTGATGTGTGGGGTTTACACAGACAATCAGCCAGATTTCTCGTGGATGCATCCTTACGAAGAGAAAAGCTTCAAGCAGTATTTTATGCCGTATTATAATGTAGGTGTGGTAAAAAATGCTACTAAAGAAGCGTTGCTTAATTTGGAAATGGAAAACGGAAAGGCAAGATTAAAAATTTATGTCACGGGTATCTATGAGAATGCAAAAGTAACCTTAACAGCTGCCGATCACGTTTTTCTTGAAGAAACCCTTGACCTGGATCCTGCTTCCGGTTTTGATTCCTTAATAGATACGGCCACCGCAGACCATAAAGATTTAAAGGCAACGCTTACTGATGCTAACGGTAAAGTGTTGGTGAGTTGGTCGCCTGGTGATGATAGCGTAGAAGAAATTCCTGAAGCGGCAAAAGCAGCAAAAGAACCTCAGGAGATAGATACAGTAGAGCAATTATTTTTAAATGGGTTGCATCTTGAGCAATACCGTCACGCCACCTTTGATGCGACGGCCTATTATCTTGAAGCTTTAAAGCGCGCTCCCGGTGATGTACGCTGTAATAACGCCATGGGATTATGGAAGATGAAGCGGGGCCAGTTTGAAGAGGCGCTTGTATATTTTAATACTGCTATAGAAACACTTACAAATAGGAATCCTAATCCCTATGACGGCGAACCTTATTTTAATAAGGGTGTTGTTCTCAACTATTTAGGTAGAAAAGATGAAGCGTATGCGGCCTTCTTTAAATCCTGCTGGAATGCTGCCTGGCAAGCTGCGGGCTACTTTAATCTCGCGCAAATAGACTGTGAACGAGCAGATTTTGATAAGGCATTAGAGTTAGTAGACAAAGCTCTAATAAGTAACTGGCACAATCACAAGGCAAGACATTTAAAGGCGATTATCTTAAGAAAATCAGGAAACAAAGATGAGGCACTTCAGCTTATTGAAGATTCACTAAAGATAGACCGTTTTAATTTTGGAGTACGTTATGAGCGCTTTCTGCTAACCGGTGATCAAGAAGATTTAGTAACACTTAAAGAATTATTGCGAGGCTACCAGCATAATTATATAGAGTTTGCACTCGATTATGCACAGGCAGGTCAATATGAAGAGGCAATTGCACTGCTTAAAGAGATAGCTCAGGGAGAAAATGTATATCCGTTAGTGGGTTATTTTATAGGGTATTTCTATCAGCAAAAAGGAGAGGTTGCTAAAGCTTCAGTATGGTTTAAAAAAGCTCAAGAATTTTCACAGGACTATTGCTTTCCAAACCGTTTAGAAGAAGTAATTGCATTAAAAGCTGCCTTTGACTTTGATAACACAGATGCTAAAGCTTCATATTATTTGGGTAATTTTTGGTATGCTTCTCGTCAATACAAAGAGGCGCAAAATTGCTGGGAAGCGTCAATACAACTTGATGAGCGTAATGCTATTTGTCATCGTAACCTTTCTTTATTGTATTATAATAAAACCGATCAAAAAGATTTAGCACGCACGCACTTAGAACAGGCATTTAAATTAGATCCTACAGATGCACGTTTGTTGATGGAGCTGGATCAATTATACAAAAAGATAAATGTTTCCGTAGAAGCGCGTTTAGAACTTTTAGAGCAAAACTTGAGTTTAACCCAGTCTCGAGATGATTTGTATTTAGAGCGTATTGCCTTATATAACTTTAAAGGTGATCACGAGAAAGCTTTAGAATTGCTAGAATCACGACAGTTTCACCCGTGGGAAGGAGGTGAGGGGAAAGTTCCTTTTCAGCATATAAATACCCATGTAGAATTAGCAAAAAGATATTTAAGTAATGACAGGGCAGAGGATGCAATAACTCATCTGGAAGCCGCGCAGGAGTACCCTCATAATTTAGGGGAAGGCAAACTTTTTGGCGCGCAGGAGAATGACATCTTTTACTGGCTAGGTTGTGCCTATGAGCAATTAGGCAAAACACAATCTGGAAAAGAAGCGTGGCAAAAAGCTTCAGAAGGACTAAGTGATCCCAGCCCGGCGATATTTTACAACGATCAGCAGCCTGATAAAATATTTTATCAGGGTCTAGCCCTGCTAAAATTAGGGGAGCAGGCCGAAGCTCAAAAGCGTTTTGAAAACCTAAAAAATTATGGAGAAGCGCATAAAGAAGACGCAGTGAAACTCGATTATTTTGCAATCTCGTTACCCGATTTATTGATCTGGGAAGAAGACTTGCAAGTGCGTAACCGTATTCACTGTGACTATCTTATAGGTTTAGGCGCTTTAGGTTTAGATAATTTGGCAGCTGCCGAAAAAGCTCTTAGCAAGGTTCTACATGAAGATTTGTATCACCTTCCGGCGCATTTACATCGTAAGATGGCCTTGCAATCTTAA
- a CDS encoding glycoside hydrolase, giving the protein MLKRQLHFGLITKNILGVFLCFFALNLKGQELKVVIDDSVIYQEIDGFGASDAWRCQFIGANWPAAKKEQMADWLFSKEVDASGNPKGIALSLWRFNIGAGTAEQGRDSQIRNEWRRAESFIDASGTYDWNKQAGQQWFLRQAKDAGVEQFLAFLNAPPVIWSLNGKGYAATKDGELNLKPRHFEDYTDFMIAFLKHFKTEGIEFDYISPVNEPQWDWEKPNQEGTPATNSNIATLVKSLNTKLLENKLKTTITITEAGELEFLYEANGKPNRGNQIEAFYTPESVNYLGDLENLSASVSGHSYFTTWPVSKLIETRQKLSKSLIENNVDYWQSEFCILENTEDIGSGNTRDLGMATALYVARVIHADLTLANAKSWQWWTAITGVDYKDGLIYIDTGNSENRYDRTSLKTDGDFHDSKLLWALGNYSRFIRPGFQRVSASYSTQKSLEEQYSDLMVSAYKNPDTGALVLVLINYADQEQHIALDASKVAFKHAYETSETQNMQHRKLTGNQLKLPPRSITTLTSESLQPGN; this is encoded by the coding sequence ATGCTCAAAAGACAACTGCATTTCGGGTTAATTACGAAGAATATTCTTGGAGTATTCCTCTGTTTTTTTGCGCTCAATTTAAAGGGTCAGGAACTAAAAGTTGTAATAGATGATTCGGTTATTTATCAGGAAATTGATGGTTTTGGTGCTTCAGATGCGTGGCGTTGTCAGTTTATAGGAGCAAATTGGCCTGCGGCGAAAAAAGAACAAATGGCAGACTGGCTATTCAGTAAAGAAGTTGATGCGAGTGGTAATCCTAAAGGCATTGCACTTTCGCTATGGCGATTTAATATAGGTGCAGGTACGGCAGAGCAAGGTCGTGATTCTCAAATACGCAATGAATGGCGCCGTGCAGAATCGTTTATAGATGCCTCCGGAACTTACGACTGGAATAAGCAGGCAGGCCAACAGTGGTTTTTACGCCAGGCGAAAGATGCCGGGGTTGAGCAATTTTTAGCTTTTTTAAACGCACCTCCCGTAATCTGGTCACTCAACGGAAAAGGATATGCTGCTACTAAAGATGGCGAACTCAATTTAAAACCCCGGCATTTTGAGGATTATACCGATTTTATGATTGCTTTTTTAAAGCACTTTAAAACTGAAGGAATTGAATTTGATTATATAAGTCCGGTAAATGAACCCCAATGGGATTGGGAAAAGCCTAATCAGGAAGGAACGCCGGCAACTAATTCCAATATTGCAACTTTGGTTAAGTCGTTAAATACAAAGCTTCTTGAAAATAAGCTCAAAACCACAATAACCATAACCGAAGCAGGCGAATTAGAATTTCTATACGAAGCTAATGGCAAGCCTAATCGAGGCAATCAGATTGAAGCATTTTACACGCCTGAATCTGTTAACTATCTGGGTGATTTAGAAAATTTAAGCGCTTCCGTTAGCGGACACAGTTATTTTACGACCTGGCCCGTTTCTAAATTGATAGAAACCAGACAAAAACTTAGCAAATCCCTTATTGAAAATAATGTAGATTACTGGCAAAGTGAATTTTGTATTCTTGAAAATACAGAGGATATAGGTAGCGGTAATACCCGTGATTTGGGTATGGCAACTGCACTTTATGTTGCACGCGTTATTCACGCAGATCTTACTTTGGCGAATGCCAAATCCTGGCAATGGTGGACGGCAATTACAGGGGTAGATTATAAAGATGGATTGATTTATATAGACACTGGTAATTCTGAAAATAGATATGACCGAACCTCATTAAAAACAGACGGTGATTTTCACGATTCTAAACTGCTGTGGGCATTAGGAAATTACTCCAGATTTATTCGCCCCGGGTTTCAGCGGGTTTCAGCATCATATTCAACCCAAAAAAGCCTTGAAGAACAATATAGCGACCTAATGGTTTCTGCGTATAAAAACCCGGATACAGGAGCTCTTGTTCTGGTTTTAATCAATTATGCAGACCAGGAACAGCATATAGCATTAGATGCATCAAAAGTGGCTTTTAAACACGCTTATGAAACTTCAGAAACGCAAAATATGCAGCATCGTAAGTTGACAGGAAACCAACTTAAACTGCCTCCACGCAGTATAACCACACTAACCAGCGAAAGCTTACAACCCGGTAATTAA
- a CDS encoding sugar-binding domain-containing protein, with protein sequence MKYVFSIFICAAVALISCKSNQTESLDLSGSWNFKIDSLNQGEAEKWYTAKLEETVELPGSMTTNGKGNKISVETKWTGQIVDSAWYTVDKYAKYRKPGNVKIPFWLQPDRHYVGAAWYQREVTIPEDFKGKNAQLYLERPHWETTLWVDSDRIGMQNSLGTPHTYNLGELTPGKHLISIRIDNAIKDINPGINAHSMTDHTQTNWNGIIGEIKLEAKPLISLQQVNLYPDASTKTVALRGKLNGSIKTEEQVILKIAVNGTGSNTQTYKEVSEHITLDSEGYFNLNYTVDEVLLWDEFTPNLYEMNLTLQSESGTDTKTISFGFRDFKAKGQQLVINDRPVFLRGTLECAVFPITGYPSTDVAEWKRIMSVVKDHGLNHVRFHSWCPPEAAFVAADELGVYIQAEASTWPNGNSSIGDGFPVDKWLYQETQDILDAYGNHPSFVLMTSGNEPLRRNHKPYLRKYVDHFRTIDNRRLYTGAADRPYLDNLDYYSNMDARVQRWGEGLNSVINGKAPQTLFDFRSITDTIPMPYVSHEIGQWCVYPNFKEMSKYTGVLKPKNFEIFKETLEEHHLGHLADSLVLASGKLQTLCYKADVEAALRTKDFGGFQLLGLSDFPGQGTALVGVLDAFWEEKGYVSPAEFKSFSGETVPLARLEKRTFLNSDTLNASVELAHYGQEPLLNVTPFWVINDTNGNTVEKGTFPAQDFQIGNGIALGEISLQLNNIKTAQQLKLSVSVEEFTNSWDIWVYPAKKEVLNSKVQVVEKLDAATLAFLEQGGSVLLNGTKGALVAGKGGDIGIGFSSIFWNTAWTRGEKPTTLGILCDPNHPALADFPTQYHSNWQWWDAMTHSNAIILDEFGSELKPIVRVIDDWFENRSLGLLFETRVGNGKLLVSGIDLHTDLKNRIEAQQLLFSLKNYMSGDAFNPTQELDINKIKALYTSK encoded by the coding sequence ATGAAGTACGTCTTCAGCATTTTTATTTGCGCGGCAGTAGCACTTATTTCGTGTAAATCAAATCAAACTGAATCCCTGGACCTTTCGGGTAGCTGGAATTTTAAAATTGATTCACTTAATCAAGGTGAAGCCGAAAAATGGTACACCGCAAAACTTGAAGAAACGGTAGAACTGCCGGGTTCGATGACAACTAATGGCAAGGGAAATAAAATAAGTGTTGAAACAAAATGGACCGGTCAAATCGTAGATAGCGCCTGGTATACCGTAGATAAATATGCCAAATACCGTAAACCGGGGAATGTGAAAATTCCCTTTTGGCTACAGCCAGATAGGCATTATGTGGGCGCAGCATGGTATCAAAGAGAAGTTACGATTCCTGAAGATTTTAAAGGTAAAAATGCACAACTCTATCTGGAGCGACCACACTGGGAAACTACTTTATGGGTAGATTCAGATCGTATAGGAATGCAAAACAGTCTTGGGACGCCGCATACCTACAATCTGGGCGAACTAACTCCTGGGAAGCATTTGATTTCTATACGTATCGATAATGCAATTAAAGACATTAATCCTGGTATAAATGCCCACAGTATGACCGATCATACGCAGACCAACTGGAATGGGATTATAGGCGAAATAAAGCTGGAAGCAAAACCTTTAATTTCACTACAGCAGGTTAATTTATATCCTGATGCGTCAACAAAAACAGTTGCGCTTCGCGGAAAATTAAATGGTTCAATTAAGACAGAAGAACAGGTTATTTTAAAAATAGCTGTCAACGGTACGGGATCAAATACACAAACGTATAAGGAAGTATCTGAACATATAACACTCGATTCCGAAGGATATTTTAACCTGAATTATACGGTAGATGAGGTGTTGCTTTGGGATGAATTTACGCCCAACTTGTATGAGATGAATCTTACGCTTCAGTCAGAAAGCGGTACAGATACTAAAACAATTAGTTTTGGATTTAGAGACTTCAAAGCAAAAGGGCAGCAGTTAGTAATTAATGATCGTCCGGTTTTTTTACGTGGAACTTTAGAATGCGCCGTATTTCCTATTACAGGTTATCCTTCAACAGACGTAGCAGAATGGAAACGTATTATGAGCGTAGTAAAAGACCACGGATTGAATCATGTACGTTTTCACTCCTGGTGTCCGCCTGAGGCTGCTTTTGTGGCAGCAGACGAGTTGGGTGTTTACATACAGGCTGAAGCATCAACCTGGCCTAATGGAAATTCGTCTATAGGAGACGGCTTTCCGGTAGATAAATGGTTATACCAGGAAACTCAGGATATTTTAGATGCCTATGGTAATCATCCATCCTTTGTTTTAATGACCTCAGGTAATGAGCCTTTGCGTAGAAATCACAAACCCTATTTACGCAAATACGTAGATCATTTTAGAACTATAGATAACCGAAGATTGTATACCGGTGCTGCAGATCGCCCTTATCTTGATAATCTGGATTATTACAGCAATATGGATGCGCGGGTACAGCGCTGGGGTGAGGGACTCAATAGTGTGATAAATGGTAAAGCACCACAAACGCTTTTTGACTTTAGAAGTATAACAGATACAATCCCAATGCCGTATGTAAGCCACGAGATTGGGCAATGGTGTGTATATCCTAATTTTAAAGAAATGTCAAAATACACGGGAGTTTTAAAACCGAAAAATTTTGAGATTTTTAAAGAAACCTTAGAAGAGCATCACTTAGGTCATCTGGCAGATAGTCTGGTTTTAGCATCGGGAAAATTGCAAACCCTTTGCTATAAAGCAGATGTAGAAGCCGCATTGCGAACTAAAGATTTTGGTGGTTTTCAACTTTTGGGATTATCCGATTTTCCGGGACAGGGTACCGCATTGGTAGGTGTTCTTGACGCGTTCTGGGAAGAAAAAGGATATGTGAGTCCGGCAGAATTTAAATCTTTTAGTGGGGAGACCGTACCATTAGCACGTTTAGAAAAACGCACTTTTCTCAACAGTGATACGCTAAATGCTTCGGTAGAGCTGGCACATTATGGTCAAGAACCTTTACTAAATGTGACTCCTTTCTGGGTTATCAATGATACTAACGGAAACACCGTAGAAAAAGGAACGTTCCCAGCTCAAGATTTTCAAATAGGTAATGGGATTGCACTGGGCGAAATTTCGCTTCAGCTCAATAACATAAAAACAGCACAGCAATTAAAGTTAAGTGTCTCTGTTGAGGAGTTTACAAACAGCTGGGATATTTGGGTATATCCCGCCAAAAAAGAAGTATTAAATAGTAAAGTCCAGGTAGTTGAGAAGCTTGATGCAGCAACACTGGCATTTTTAGAACAAGGTGGCAGCGTTTTATTAAACGGGACAAAAGGGGCTCTTGTAGCAGGTAAAGGGGGTGATATCGGTATCGGTTTTTCGAGCATCTTCTGGAACACCGCCTGGACGCGTGGTGAAAAGCCAACTACCTTAGGGATTTTATGCGACCCCAATCATCCTGCGCTTGCAGATTTTCCAACACAATACCATTCTAACTGGCAATGGTGGGATGCTATGACGCACAGCAATGCGATAATTCTTGATGAATTTGGTTCAGAATTAAAACCTATAGTACGTGTTATAGACGACTGGTTTGAAAACCGAAGTCTGGGATTGTTGTTTGAAACGCGGGTAGGTAACGGAAAACTTCTGGTTTCAGGAATTGATTTACATACAGATCTTAAGAATCGTATTGAAGCTCAACAACTACTTTTTAGTTTAAAAAATTATATGAGTGGCGATGCCTTTAATCCTACTCAAGAATTAGATATCAATAAAATAAAGGCACTTTACACTTCTAAATAA
- a CDS encoding sugar porter family MFS transporter: MEHTKFNFKYLLFLALVSAMGGFLFGYDWVVIGGAKPFYELYFSINEMPSLQGWAMSSALVGCIFGAVISGLAADRYGRKIPLIFAAALFTLSAFGTGYVDTFTPFIIYRLIGGLGIGLASTLSPMYIAEIAPAKYRGQFVAINQLTIVIGILAAQIANYLIADAIPDDQTASQMLTSWNGQTGWRYMFWAELIPAGLFFILMFLVPKSPRFLAKINEDQTALGVLEKIGGAAYARKELDTMKLTLAEGSQRKIQFSELRSSKVLPVLTIGIVLAVFQQWCGINIIFNYAEEIFTAAGYSVGDMLFNIIITGSVNLIFTFVAMRTVDSWGRRKLMLFGSVGLALVYALLGGAYYFNFKGLPVLILVIVAIAIYSMSLAPITWVVLSEIFPNRLRGVAMSIATFSLWVASFILTFTFPILNDLLGSYGTFWVYSGICVLGFLFIKKKLPETKGKSLEEIEFELTKNT, from the coding sequence ATGGAACACACTAAATTTAATTTTAAGTACTTGCTTTTTCTTGCGCTTGTATCTGCAATGGGAGGTTTTCTTTTTGGTTATGACTGGGTTGTTATAGGTGGTGCAAAACCTTTTTATGAGCTCTATTTTAGTATAAATGAAATGCCTTCTTTACAAGGCTGGGCAATGAGTAGCGCACTGGTGGGATGTATTTTTGGAGCGGTAATTTCGGGGCTTGCTGCAGATCGTTATGGTCGAAAAATTCCATTAATTTTTGCGGCGGCTCTATTTACACTTTCTGCATTTGGTACCGGCTATGTAGACACATTTACTCCTTTTATAATTTACAGATTAATAGGAGGTCTGGGTATAGGTCTGGCTTCTACGTTATCGCCTATGTATATCGCAGAGATTGCACCTGCTAAATACCGTGGGCAGTTTGTAGCTATTAATCAGTTGACCATCGTAATAGGTATTCTTGCAGCTCAAATCGCTAATTATCTAATTGCAGATGCGATACCAGATGATCAGACAGCATCTCAAATGTTAACTTCCTGGAATGGACAAACCGGTTGGCGCTATATGTTTTGGGCAGAATTAATCCCTGCAGGATTATTCTTTATCCTTATGTTTTTAGTACCTAAGAGTCCGCGATTTTTAGCCAAAATCAACGAAGATCAAACTGCGCTTGGCGTATTAGAAAAAATTGGTGGGGCAGCATACGCCCGCAAAGAACTTGATACGATGAAGCTTACGCTTGCCGAAGGAAGTCAACGCAAAATTCAGTTTTCAGAATTACGCAGTTCTAAAGTATTACCCGTATTAACTATTGGGATTGTATTGGCAGTTTTTCAACAGTGGTGCGGTATAAACATCATCTTCAACTATGCCGAAGAAATATTTACCGCCGCAGGATATAGTGTTGGCGATATGCTCTTTAATATCATCATTACGGGTAGTGTAAACCTCATTTTTACTTTTGTCGCCATGCGTACCGTAGACAGTTGGGGACGTAGAAAATTAATGCTTTTTGGCTCTGTTGGTCTGGCACTGGTCTATGCATTATTAGGTGGAGCGTATTATTTTAATTTTAAAGGATTACCGGTTTTAATTCTAGTAATTGTTGCCATCGCAATTTACTCGATGTCACTGGCACCTATTACCTGGGTAGTTTTATCAGAAATATTCCCCAATCGTTTACGAGGCGTAGCGATGTCTATTGCTACTTTTTCACTATGGGTAGCCTCATTTATCCTCACATTTACCTTCCCTATTTTAAATGATTTGTTAGGTTCTTATGGCACGTTTTGGGTTTACAGCGGTATCTGTGTTCTTGGTTTTCTGTTTATCAAAAAGAAACTGCCCGAAACTAAAGGGAAGAGTCTCGAAGAAATTGAGTTTGAACTTACAAAGAATACATAA